The following proteins are encoded in a genomic region of Sulfurospirillum arsenophilum NBRC 109478:
- a CDS encoding class I SAM-dependent DNA methyltransferase has product MINPLDLYAKIESLIGFDAQYEKLYQIYLHLLNSLHVKTILDVGCGNGKFLKHLQSRQLSACGIDRSAAMIERALALGVDASTKELDAFEEASFECVVAIADVLNYIPATELESFFEAVARVLPKEGYFICDVNTLYGFEGVAEGVMCQDQGDQFLCVDATFENKELLTNIVLFEKEDEFYRKVEGSITQYFHSLAFFKKLKAFKLCSTKSVTLFGDEPDKTILVLQKR; this is encoded by the coding sequence ATGATAAATCCTCTTGACCTTTACGCTAAAATCGAATCACTCATTGGCTTTGATGCCCAGTATGAAAAACTCTATCAAATCTATTTACACCTTTTAAATTCTTTACATGTAAAGACAATTTTGGATGTAGGTTGTGGTAATGGTAAATTTTTAAAGCACTTGCAAAGCAGACAATTGAGTGCATGTGGTATTGATCGAAGTGCTGCAATGATTGAACGTGCCCTTGCATTAGGTGTGGATGCAAGTACCAAAGAGTTAGATGCGTTTGAAGAAGCTTCTTTTGAGTGTGTTGTTGCGATTGCTGATGTACTCAACTATATCCCTGCAACAGAGTTAGAATCTTTTTTTGAAGCGGTGGCAAGAGTTTTACCCAAAGAGGGTTATTTTATCTGTGATGTCAATACACTTTATGGTTTTGAAGGTGTAGCGGAAGGTGTGATGTGTCAAGACCAAGGTGATCAGTTTTTATGTGTTGATGCAACGTTTGAAAACAAAGAGCTTTTAACCAACATTGTTTTGTTTGAAAAAGAGGACGAGTTTTACCGCAAAGTTGAGGGCTCAATAACGCAATATTTTCATTCGCTCGCATTCTTTAAGAAGTTGAAAGCATTCAAACTGTGTTCTACCAAGTCCGTCACGCTATTTGGTGACGAGCCTGATAAAACAATTTTAGTGTTGCAAAAACGTTAA
- a CDS encoding chemotaxis protein CheX, giving the protein MTNTIQHSILIFNYNEAVLDNRNTVLYNTILGQKAALKEKDIKGILVSLKDTPYSPLVKEDPNLANLVMQLEKLSHAIDLPVAIGDYKRDTFMYLKKLSSDTSVKLFQNINTALLFFNPKALKKELAVLIYDDDKENADKISTELVKLGYSIVHAQNAEDFKIKASAKKYDMTITHSAINQAKSKPTAQSLGLSKQLVINLPVFIDTAVNSLVTITGLEAQKIKHEIRPFNEKIPSQVIIAAMKFKGDISGIFFLIFPRELALVALDAMLGEELDADDTAAIVDGVAELCNIITGGAKVIFSNKKLKVLFELPKTYLSLQVALSDTLGSNGVWIDMQLDEKPFYMFITK; this is encoded by the coding sequence ATGACAAATACTATCCAACATTCTATTCTCATTTTTAATTATAACGAAGCGGTCCTTGATAACCGAAATACTGTTCTCTACAACACGATTCTAGGACAAAAAGCTGCTTTAAAAGAAAAAGATATTAAGGGTATTCTCGTTTCGTTAAAAGATACTCCCTATTCGCCTCTGGTTAAAGAAGATCCAAACTTAGCAAATCTCGTTATGCAACTCGAAAAGCTTAGTCATGCTATCGATCTGCCCGTAGCCATTGGTGACTACAAGCGCGACACTTTTATGTATCTTAAAAAACTCAGTTCCGATACATCGGTCAAACTCTTTCAAAACATTAATACAGCACTCCTCTTTTTTAACCCAAAAGCACTTAAAAAAGAGCTTGCTGTGCTTATTTACGATGATGATAAAGAAAATGCAGATAAAATTTCAACCGAGCTTGTCAAGCTTGGCTATTCTATCGTTCATGCTCAAAATGCGGAAGATTTTAAGATCAAAGCGTCCGCTAAAAAATACGATATGACCATCACTCATTCTGCCATTAATCAAGCCAAAAGTAAGCCTACCGCACAAAGCTTAGGACTTTCAAAACAACTGGTAATCAATCTTCCTGTTTTTATCGACACAGCAGTAAATTCGCTTGTCACTATTACAGGATTAGAAGCACAAAAGATTAAACATGAGATTCGCCCTTTTAATGAAAAAATTCCTTCTCAAGTTATCATTGCTGCAATGAAGTTTAAAGGCGATATTAGTGGCATTTTCTTTCTCATCTTTCCACGAGAATTAGCGCTTGTTGCACTTGATGCTATGCTGGGAGAGGAACTTGATGCTGATGATACGGCAGCCATTGTGGATGGTGTTGCAGAGCTTTGCAATATCATTACAGGTGGAGCAAAAGTCATTTTTTCTAATAAAAAACTCAAAGTGCTTTTTGAACTTCCTAAAACTTACCTCTCACTGCAAGTAGCACTCAGTGATACGCTAGGATCTAATGGCGTTTGGATCGATATGCAGTTAGATGAAAAACCTTTTTATATGTTTATCACTAAGTAA
- a CDS encoding GNAT family N-acetyltransferase, protein MLVVEEAKLSDIERLSELLTVLFSKEAEFTPNYDVQQTGLRMILEDATVGAVLVLKNEQNIIGMVSLLWTISTALGGRVAFLEDMIIEPSWQGKGAGSMLIEHAIAYAKEFTCKRITLLSDLDNDNAHRFYKRFGFTNSVMQPMRLLLHEKN, encoded by the coding sequence ATGTTGGTTGTTGAAGAGGCAAAGCTCTCAGATATTGAGCGTTTAAGCGAATTGTTAACGGTACTGTTTTCCAAAGAAGCTGAGTTTACACCTAACTATGATGTGCAACAAACAGGGCTAAGAATGATTTTGGAAGATGCAACGGTAGGAGCTGTATTGGTTCTTAAAAATGAGCAAAACATCATTGGAATGGTTAGTCTGTTATGGACGATCAGCACCGCTTTGGGTGGGCGAGTAGCGTTTTTGGAAGATATGATTATCGAGCCTTCATGGCAAGGAAAAGGTGCGGGTTCCATGTTAATTGAACATGCTATAGCCTATGCCAAAGAGTTTACATGTAAACGTATTACACTCTTAAGCGATTTGGACAATGATAATGCACATCGCTTTTACAAGCGCTTTGGTTTTACAAACTCTGTGATGCAACCGATGCGTTTACTGCTTCATGAAAAGAACTAA
- a CDS encoding S41 family peptidase: MRSVFGFLVLMITVLNAGSAPSDPSLFYQEVVQKIKEESIHPFDEKRLMDSCLEGMITSVDKSGRYLNEEEYETLYLSSKPVAGIGLFITQKRNRILVKSVVDSSPADKANLQKGDEIVQIDGILVRDLGFDKVVAELRGSPNTKVKLTVLKAKSSKPIELQLTRKVVTIDLISSFMFEHDIAYFKISSFAQDALSEMLEDVATLYEAQHHKINGMILDLRDNPGGIMNSGIAITSLFLENEKVILTVKSRNKEEKKQYKNTPQDYEGTEYVEKIEALSFLKHVPLVILVNADSSGSAEIVSAVLQEYNRATIIGTPTFGKDTFATLFPLSTNTTAVKFATARWSTPKGKSVWPSGVIPNIEISQGKEEEDLPLSEALRVLQTK, encoded by the coding sequence TTGAGATCGGTTTTTGGTTTTTTAGTCTTGATGATAACGGTGTTAAATGCTGGAAGTGCTCCGAGTGATCCGTCTCTTTTTTACCAAGAGGTTGTCCAAAAAATTAAAGAAGAATCTATTCACCCCTTTGATGAAAAACGACTGATGGATAGTTGTTTAGAAGGGATGATCACCAGTGTTGATAAGAGTGGACGCTATTTGAATGAAGAAGAGTATGAAACACTCTATTTAAGCTCTAAACCAGTTGCTGGTATTGGGTTATTTATTACCCAAAAACGTAACCGAATTTTAGTTAAATCCGTCGTCGATAGCTCTCCTGCAGATAAAGCGAATCTTCAAAAAGGAGATGAGATTGTACAAATCGATGGCATTTTAGTGCGTGATCTTGGTTTTGATAAAGTAGTCGCAGAACTTCGAGGCTCCCCTAATACTAAAGTCAAATTAACTGTTTTAAAAGCCAAAAGTTCCAAGCCTATTGAACTTCAGTTGACGCGTAAAGTGGTTACCATTGATCTCATTAGCTCTTTTATGTTTGAACACGATATTGCCTATTTTAAAATTAGCTCATTTGCACAAGATGCATTGTCTGAAATGCTTGAAGATGTCGCTACACTTTATGAGGCACAACACCACAAAATCAATGGCATGATTTTAGATCTTCGAGACAATCCTGGTGGAATTATGAATAGTGGTATTGCGATAACGTCTCTGTTTTTAGAAAATGAAAAGGTGATTTTAACAGTCAAAAGTCGTAATAAAGAGGAAAAAAAGCAGTATAAGAATACACCACAAGATTATGAAGGCACAGAGTACGTGGAAAAAATTGAAGCGCTCAGTTTTTTAAAACATGTTCCTTTGGTTATCTTGGTTAACGCTGATTCATCGGGTAGTGCAGAGATTGTCTCTGCGGTTTTACAAGAGTACAATCGTGCTACGATCATTGGAACGCCAACATTTGGCAAAGACACATTTGCAACACTCTTTCCTCTTAGTACCAACACCACAGCCGTAAAATTTGCAACGGCACGTTGGAGTACCCCTAAGGGAAAAAGTGTCTGGCCAAGTGGGGTGATACCTAATATCGAGATAAGTCAAGGAAAAGAAGAGGAAGATCTCCCTCTTTCTGAGGCATTGCGGGTTTTACAAACGAAATAA